The nucleotide sequence CTAGGTAAAATATACGGCCTTGTTTTAATGGATATTTTTGATCTAAAAGAAGTCTACGCAGTTCATTTTATGATCCTGGGTATGGCTGGATATCTGACAGCAGTCGTAAGAGCCCCCATTACAGGAATAGTTCTTATCCTTGAAATGACAGGTAGATTTGATCACCTATTCAGTTTAACTCTCGTTTCAACACTAGCTTATGTCTTGACTGAATTTATTAATTTAGACCCCATATACGATATTCTTTATAGAAATATGATATCTAATCTTTTTGCTTCAGAAAAAACACCACAAAAAGTTTCATCTAAATCATCTAAAGTAACACTATTAATACCTGTTATTGCAGACTCTTTTTTAGATGGAAAACATGTTTTTGAAATATCATGGCCTGAAAATTGTCTTCTTGTTGGAATCAGAAGAGAGATAAAAGAGATCATTCCAAAAGGAATAACCAAGATAAAAAACGGAGATTTCCTTATTGTACTGACAGATAAAACAGATGCTGGAATAATCAGTCCCAAACTATATAAGATGGGAACAGTCACAACAGTAGGATAGAAAATATAACAGTTCAAGGAGTACTCCCTAAAAGGGATACTCCTTTTATTTTACCCTATAATACACTATCTTAAATATGATTTTTTTGATATAATATCGTTTTAAGGAGGGATTAATTTGAAAAAACTAAATAAAGGATTTACAGTAATTGAATTACTTATAGTCATTGCTATAATAGGTATCTTAGCCACAACTTTAGCTCCAAAACTTTTAAAAGAGATAAGAAAGGCTACAGTAGCCGAAGTTCAGCATAATTTAGGTGTAATCAGATCCAGGTTATCCCTAGATGATACTTTATCAGAGGAATTTCCAGATTTTTTTACTGTTGAAGATGTTGATAAAACAGACTTATTAAAATCATACAGTATAGAACCTACCCCTGGATTTACAGGCGCAGATGGAGTTAATCATAAAGAAACTTCCCAAGTTGTTACTCCTAGAGATAATACAGGAGGATGGTTCTACATTAGAGAAACAGGTGAAATCTATGCCAACCTTCCAAATGGAGCCTATACAAAAGATGCAAAGTATGAAATATGGGATGAGCTCGGTTCAGAGGACAACAATAAACCTGTAGATCCAGATACCGAAAAAAACGATTGGGATAAAATCGAATTTCCAATTTCTAAAACTAGTGGTAGTTTAACCGGTTCTGGTGGAGATGCTTATGAACTCGGTGGCCAATATGTAGTTGAGATAAAACCTAATATTGGTTGGCTACCAAATTTTATATCTGGCAGTGGTAAATTAAACGGAAATTACTATGTTTATATAGACGATAATTTAGTCAACAGCGGTTACAAATCTCCTACACAAGATGGGAACTCTATCAATGTACCACCATCTCGACAAGAAGCTGGAATTACTCAACCTAAAAGCTTAAAAGTAGCCTTTGAATATGTAGAAAATGGTGTGACAAAAATTATTTATAGTGAACTTGAACTCTACTAACCTAAAAAGGATGCGAAATCGCATCCTTTTTTTCTTCTAACCTCTACTTTGTCAGTTCTAAAAACTCCTCCTCAGTAAGAATTTTTACACTGCCTAACTCCTCTGCTTTTTTCAGCTTACTTCCTGGTTTTTCTCCTACTATAAGGTAATCTAATTTCTTAGATACACCAGACATATTGGTTCCGCCTAATTTTTCTACGATATCCTTGATCTCCTGTCTCTTAAAGTGGATCAATTTTCCTGTAGCTAAGAAGGTTTTTCCCACAAACTCCTCCAAATGAGCTCCCTCATCTACCTCTTCTATCTCAAAGTTAACTCCTGCATCCTTTATTTTTTCTAAAATTCTCATATTATCTTCATCTCTAAAGTATCCATACACAGACTGAGCTACCTTCCCTCCTACACCATCTATTGATAGCAAGTCTTCTACTTCCATCGCTGCTAAATTTTCTATATTTTTACTCTCTTTAGACAGTAATCCTCCTAAAAATTTCCCTACAAATGGAATTCCTAAGGCATATAGTGTTTTAGAATAATCTAATCTTTTACTCTCCTCAATAGAGGTAAGTAGTTTTTCAATACTCTTACTTCCCAAATTATCTAATTTTTCTAACTCATCTTTTTTTAGATAAAGTTCATAGAAGTCACTTATTTCCCTTAAAAATCCTAATTCTATAAATTTTTCTACTATCTTCGCTCCACCGATTATATTCATAGCATCACGGGAGATAAAATACTCCATCTTCCCCTGTAATTTTGCCCTACAGTGAGGATTCATACATTTTAAATTTACCAATCCTTCTTCTTTCTCTAACTCTGAATCACATACAGGACAATTTGTAGGAGGGATTATCTCCCCTTCTGTCCCATCTCTTAATTCTTTTACTGGTTTTACAACCTGTGGAATTATCTCAGCAGCTTTTTCAATAAATACTGTATCCCCAATTTTTATATCTTTTCTAAGTACCTCGTCATAGTTGTGAAGACTGGCACGTCTGACCATACTTCCAGATACTTCTACTACCTCTAGTTCCGCCACTGGAGTTACCTTCCCTGTTCTCCCTACCTGCCAAGTTACATCATTTAATTTTGTAGTTACCTGTTTAGCAGGAAATTTGTAGGAGATAGCCCATCTAGGTGCCTTAGTTGTAGCTCCTAATTCTTCATATAAACTCAGATTATTGACTTTTATTACTAACCCGTCAGTTTCATAGTCTAAATGATTCCTCTCATCTTCCCAGTATTTTATCCTGGTTCCTAAATATTCTATAGTTTCACATAGGTCATAGACCTTTGTAGTTTTAAATCCCAATCCTTCTAAATATTTTATGCTGTCAATATGAGTTTCAAGCCCTAATTCTTCACTGTTCACCAGATAATATATATAAGCATCCAAGTTTCTCTCTCCTACAATGGCAGCGTCTTTTTGACGAAGGGTTCCACCAGCTGCATTTCTAGGATTAGCGAATACTTCCTCCCCTGACTCCAACCTTTTTTTATTTAATGATTCAAATTCAGTTAGCGGTAATACAATCTCTCCTCTGACCTCTATCGATACATTTTCCTTTAGATATTTAGGGATAGAACTTATCTGCATTATATTCTCAGTTACATCTTCTCCTACTTTTCCATCTCCACGGGTTACAGCCTGGATTAAACGGCCATCCTCATAATGGATACTTATAGAAATTCCATCTAATTTTAATTCCAACACATAGTCTACCTGGATATTGTCGTTTTCTAAACTATCTTTATTTAAAATCCTTTTTACTCTCCCATCAAAGTCTTCTAAATCTCCTAAATTATAGGTATTAGATAAACTCAGCATAGGTTTTTTATGGGTAACTTTCGTAAATTTACTATCTTTTAGTCCTCCACCTACAACTACTGTAGGAGAGGTTTCCGTCTTATATTCAGGGTTTTCTAATTCTAATTTTTCTAATTTTTTTAATAACTTATCATACTCTACATCTGAGATCAAACTCTCGTTTTTTTCATAGTAGTGGTAGTTATGTTTATGTAACTCTTCTTTTATTTTTTCTATCTCTGCTTTTATATTTTCTTTCTCTTTCATCATTGTTCTTCTCCTCAAAATTTCTTTTTTTATACTAAATTATATCATAAAATTTAAACCCCTGAAACAGATATATCAAGTTTTAGATTATAAATTCTTCTACCCTCTCCTCTTAGTTTCTCCCTCTCTAGGGAGAAACAATGCTAGTAGTTTTGGGTATTTCCATTTAATTTTTTATTTTTTTATTTTTAATTTCTTTTTCTTGGTTTTAATCGAAGTTTATAGTCATCTTTAACGGCATTATAAAAATATTGTTAAATCTAGTATGAATAAAAAGATCTTGAAAAATATTCGATTATCTGAGCATAGCGAGTTTCGATTTTTTCAGTCTTTTCAATTACGAAATAGATATTTTTATTAGCCACTGATTTTCTTTGGATCTTTTTCTTAGATCAATCACATTTAAAATTAGATTTAACTAAATCTAATTTTAATAATCGTGAATCGAAATGATCTCGTATCAAAGACGAAAACTTTGGAATTTTATCATGTACCCCTATTAAAGAGGAATTCTTTAGAAATTTCTTCTTTGAGTCAACTGACCTCTCTCTTCTTTTCTCTCTCCTAGATTAGGAGAAAGAAGCTAACTTTCTTAAAAAAATATCTTTGACACCAACTAACTCTAACTTTTAAATCTTTTCATTTTTTTCAACATTTTTGTTCGTTTTTAGTTATAACTTACCCTTGTTATTTAGTGATTTAAATGGTAATATATCTAGGTTAAAAAGAAATATAAACACAGTGAATTAGGAGTTGCTACCTGCAATAGGTAAGGCTTCTAATATTTTACTATAATTTTAGGAGGTCAACAATGAAGGACAAGGTTTTAATTTTTGGACATAAGAATCCAGACACAGACTCTATATGTTCAGCTATTGCATATTCTAACCTTAAGGATCAATTAGGACTTAATACAAAAGCTGTTAGATTAGGAGAATTAAATAAGGAAACTGAATTTATTTTAAATCATTTTAAAGTAGCGACACCACCGTTACTTACTACTATAAAGCCACAGGTCAAAGATCTGACTAAGGTTGAAAAAGAATTAATAAAGGAAACTGATTCTATTCAAAAAGCATTAGAAATCATGACTACTGAAAATTATTCAAGTTTACCTGTTGTAAATAAAGATAATAAATTAGAAAATATGATCCATATCTCGGAGATTGCAAATGCATATTTAGAGATGAGTACTAGAGATATCTTCTTTGACTATGAAACAACATTTGAAAATGTTTGGGAAACTTTAAAAGATTCTTCTGTTGTTATCAACGGAGTTTATCCTACTGGTAAGATAGAGGGTAGATTGAGAGGAGTTTCTGAATTAGCTAAAATTTCTGAGGGAGATGTAGTAATCACTACACTTTTTTCTGGACATATCAAAAATGCTGAAAAAGCCGGAGCAAAAATCATATTTTTATGTGTAGATAAAAATGATGAGATCCCTGATTACGATGTAAATATACCACTTGTTAGAGTTAATAAGGGAATTTTTAAAACATTTAAGATGATCTCACAATCAGTACCTGTAAAGGCTATCTTAAAGCACAAAAACTTTTTCCATTTTAAAACTACTGATTTTATAGAAGATATCCAAGATATCATGAAAGATTCTTCTCAGACTAATTTCCCAGTTGTAAATGGAGATGGAACTATATTTTCGACTATCAGATCTAAGCATATTATGAATTTTGGGAAAAATGAAGTTATCTTAGTAGACCACAATGAAAATTCTCAATCAGTAGATGGAATTGAAACTGCCAAAATATTAGAGATAGTAGATCATCATAAATTTGGAAACTTTGAAACTTCTGAACCTCTTATGATTAGAGCAGCAGCTGTTGGTTGTACTTCTACAATAGTTTATGGATTATTCAAAGAAGAAGGACTTACTCCTGATAAAACTATAGCCGGACTTATGTTGAGTGCTATTTTATCGGATACATTGATATTTAAATCTCCTACTTGTACACCAAAAGATGTTCAAGCCGCTAAAGAATTAGCTGTTATTGCAGGAGTTGACTATGAAAAATATGGTATGGAAATGTTAATTGCAGGAACTTCATTAGGAGATAAAACTCCTAACGAGATTATAACTATGGATATGAAAGAATTTTCTATGGGAAAATTCCAAACTGCTGTAGCACAGATCAATACAGTTGATATCGATGGATTATTAAGTAATAGAGAAAATCTAGAATCTGCTATGAATGGGATGATAGATGAAAATAACTACGATTTATTCGTACTAGTTATGACCGACATAGTAAATAATGGTTCTAAGATCCTAGCATTGGGTGATTCTACTGAATTAGTAGAAAAAGGATTCAATGTGGAATTAGAGGTCGGGACTGCATGGCTAGACGGTGTAGTTTCAAGAAAAAAACAAATTGTTCCTTTCCTTATGGCGGCCAGCCAGGGAATGTAAGACATATTACAAAAGAGGAGATAGCTTACAGCTATCTCCTCTTTTTATTTAATATTTTAGTTTACAGTGCTTTTTCTATAATTTTTCTTGTTATTTCTAGAGTTTGATCCCCTCTTTCAGATAATTTTACCATCCCATGAGATTCCAAAGAATTGATGACTGTATCTATATCACTCTCTCCTATTTTATAATCTGATAATTTAGTTGTTATATCTAAACTATGGAAAAATTCTTCAGTTTTTACAATAGCTAAATCTATCTTTTCTTCATCAGTCCCTTCCCTTATGTCCCATACTCTTTCTGCATATTGAAGTAATTTTTCAAATTTTTCAACCTTTCTAACTTTCCAGGTAGCAGGTAAAATAGCAGCCAAAGTTTTAGCATGATCTACACCAAATATTGCTGTTAATTCATGTCCTACCATATGAACAGACCAGTCTTGTGGTACTCCAGCACCAATAAGTCCATTGAGCCCCATTGTAGCTGACCATACTAAATTAGCCCTAGCATCATAATTAGTTGGATTTTCTATAGTTTCTTTCCCTACTTCTACTAATGTCTGAAGAATTCCTTCTGCTGCTCTATCTTGGAATCCAGCATTTATTGGATAAGTAACATATTGCTCTACTACATGAACAAATGTATCTACGACTCCATTAGCTACTTGAGTTTTTGGTAAAGTAAATGTTAGTTCTGGGTCTAGTATAGAGAATATAGGAAATGATTTTTTACTAAAGATAGCTAATTTATTTTTTCCATTGCTGATTACTCCTCCATTATTCATCTCTGAACCTGTAGCTGGCAGTGTTACTACAGTTCCAAATGGTATAGTTTTATCAACTGATATCATCCCTTGAGTTAATAATTCGTCCTCTTTTCCTATATATTCATCTTTACAAGAAGCTATTCCAATGAATTTAGTCCCGTCCATAACAGAACCTCCTCCAACAGCTAGGATAAAGTCAATTTTTTCATCTCTCACTAATTTAACAGCTTTCATCAAAGTTTCAAATTGAGGATTTGGCTCTATCCCTCCAAATTCAAAGATCTCTCTATTTGATTTTTTTAACTCATCCATTACTTTATCTAAAGTTCCAAATTTCTTTACTGATCCTCCACCATATGTAATAAGAACACGAGAATTTTTTGGCACTAAACTATCTAATTGTTTCATCTCACCTTTTCCAAACACAATTTGTGTAGGGTTGTAAAAATTAAAATTTAACATTTTATTCCTCCTTGTACGGGCAATCCATAAATTGTCCATTTATTAATTATTTTTTCGTATCATACCTATCCAAAAAAAATCTATCTTCTTTGAAATTTCAGCATTTTTCTTCATCATAGATCTTAGATTTAATGATGCAGTTCCCTTCTTCATTCTCATACCTTTTTACCTGTTCTAATACCTCTTTTTTTATGAGATTTAATTCTTCTATTTTTTCCTGTATTATATCTACATGATTTAATAGAATTTCCTTTCTTTCTACAACAGTTTTTTCACCATCTTTTTTTAAACCTATATAATATACTATCTCTTTTAATGACATCCCTGTGTCCTTGAGATTAAGAAAAAAATCTATCCAAACTAAATCACTATCTGTGTAGACCCTGTTACCATTATTATCTCTAGCAATCTCCTTTATGACACCGTTTTTTTCATAGTATCTAAGCTTCGATTTAGATATTCTAAAATGTTTTGCTACCTCATCTATAGTCATAGGTCACCTCCTAATTTCTTATATATTGAGTATACATCTTAAACCATGGTTTAAGGCAAACTTTTTTTTAGAAATATGACATTTCATCCAATTATGACCTATGCTTTTGAATTCTTTAAATATATCCATAAATATTTTTTTTTTTAAAACAATAAAAAAACCTCCTAAAAGTATTTATACTTTTAGGAGGTTTCTCTTATCTCTATTTTTTTCTCCTAATCTAGGAGAAGATAGATGAGGTCTATTCTGTTATTTCAACATTTCCAAAGTACCAAGTACCTAAGATATCTCTTTCCCAGTTTTTAACTTTGTCTTTAACCATTATTATACCTGTATAGTAATAGATAGGCATAGTGATTAATTCATCCATCATGATTTTTTCTGCACCATAAAGATCTTTATCTCTATCTAGACCTTGAGCTACCTTTGAATTCTCAATTAATGCATCAAACTTTTTATTCTCAGGGAAATCTCCTTTAGTATAGTTCCATTGTGCATCGTTGTTTCCTGAGTAAGAAGTCCATAGATCTAAGAATGTCATAGGGTCGTTATAGTCTCCAATCCATCCAGCTCTTGCTACTTCAAAGTTTCCTACATGTCTAGTATCTTGGAATACAGCCCACTCTTGATTTACTAAGTTAACTTCGATTCCTAAGTTCTTTTTCCACATCTCTTGGATTGCTTCTGCAATTGCCTTATGTCCTTCATTAGTGTTATAGATAAGCTCTACTGGAGCCATTCCTTCACCATTTGGATATCCAGCCTTAGCTAAATATTCCTTTGCTTTTTCTACATCAGCAGTAGTAGAGATTCCATAATCTCCTGCTGTTGCTCTAAAATCATTTCCTTGTGAATCTACTAATCCAGTTGGAACAAATCCAGTTGCCGGCTGTTGCCCACCTTTAGAAACATCTGTTACAATTTGTTCTCTGTCTATAGCTAGTGTAAGAGCTTTTCTTACATTGATATCGTTAGTTGGTGCTTTGTTTACATTAAAGATATAGTAGTATGTTCCTAAAAATGGTGTTATATGGAAAGTAGGGTCTTCTACTTGTCTTTTAGGAATCTCTTGTACCGGTACTTGTCCAGCACCTAATACATCAATTTCTTTATTATCATATGCTGTTATAGCTGTTCCGTGATCAACTATCATAGTCATAGTAATTTTATCTAACTTAACACTGTCTTTATTCCAATAGTATTCATTTGGAACTAAGATAACCTTGTCATTCATATGATATTCAGAGATTTTGAATGGACCATTTGAAATTGTGATGCTAGGATCCTTTGCCCATCCTTCTGGTTTTTGAACTACCGCATCTTCTCTAACTGGCATAAATGTATAGAACGTTACTAAGTCTAAGAAATACGCTGTAGGAGCTTTTAACGTAACTTTAAAAGTCAAGTCATCCACTGCTTCTAAGCCAACATTTTCTTTAGTACCTTTTCCTTCAAAAAACTCCTGCCCGCCTTTAATATAGTAAAGTTGGAATGAATATTCAGAAGCTACTGCTGGATCTAATGCTCTTAACCAAGCATATTTGTAATCTGCTGCTGTTACAGGTTTTCCATCAGACCATTTAGCATCTTTTCTAAGATGGAATGTATATGTCATCTTGTCATCTGAAATATCTACAGATTCTGCTCCTGCTGGTTGAGCTTTTCCGTTGGCATCTGTCCTCATAAGACCTTCAAAAGTATTGTTTACAACTATTCCACCATCTGTTGCAGAGTTTAGCTGTGGGTCTACAGATTTTGGATCTGCTCCTAAGTTAAATACCATAACTTGTTCTACCTGCTTTTCCACTGCTGCTGCATCTGTTTCTTTAGGTTGTTCTTTTTCCCCTCCACAAGCAGTAAGTAATACTGCCATTAGAAGCGTCACTACATAAAAGATTTTCTTCATAAATTTCCTCCTCAAATAAATTGATAAACGTTGTTACTAAAAAACCAATCACTAAAGTAATAAGTTATTATACATATTCTTTCTATGGAATCCTTTATTTTTTGGTTCCCTCATAAAACTCCTTGGAAAAATGACAAGCTACTATCCTTCCTGGAGCTATCTCTTCTAATAATGGTTCTTTTTCACTACAGATTCCTTCTGCGTATTTACATCTAGTTCTAAACCTGCATCCACTAGGAGGATTTAACGGGCTGGGTACATCTCCCTTTAATATTTCCCTGTCTACTTCTGCATTCAGCTCTGGATCTGGAATAGGTATTGATGAAAGCAATGCTTTCGTATATGGATGAATAGGTTTGTCATAGAGAGCATCTGATTCTGCTATCTCCACCATCTTACCTAGGTATAATACTCCAATTCTATCTGAGATATGTTTTACCATAGACAGATCATGAGCTATAAATAGATAGGTCAATCCTAATTTCTTCTGAAGATCATCCAACATATTTACTACCTGAGCCTGTATAGATACATCCAGTGCAGAGATCGGTTCATCACAGATTATAAATTCTGGTTCTACTGCTAGTGCACGAGCTATTCCTATTCTCTGTCTTTGTCCTCCACTAAATTCATGGGGATATCTACTTGCATGTTCCTTACTCAGTCCTACAGTATCTAATAACTCATAGATTCTTTTTTGTCTCTCTTCACCCTTTGCTAGGTTATGAATATCCAGTGGTTCTCCTATAATATCTCCTACTGTCATCCTTGTATTTAATGACGCATATGGATCTTGGAAGATCATTTGGATCTTCCTTCTATAAGGTTCTAACTCCCTTTCATTCAAGTGACTTATATTTTTACCATCATAGATTATATCTCCACCAGTCACATCATAGAGTCTTATTATAGTTCTTCCAGTAGTAGATTTACCACATCCTGATTCCCCTACCAGTCCAAAAGTTTCACCTTTTTTTATGTGAAAACTAATATCATCTACAGCTTTTAGATGCTGCATCTTCTTCTTAAAAAATCCTGTATTTTTAGAAAAATATTTTTTTAAATTCTTTATTTCTATTAGAGTGTTATCGTTTTTATTGTCCATTCTATCTAACCCCTCCCTTTAACTCTGTCTTAGGAGCATCAGGATGAAGTAACCAACACATAGATTTGTGACCTTCTCCACATTCAAAGAATTCTGGACGCTCCTCCATACATACATTCATAGCATGTTCACACCTTGCTGCAAAAGGGCACCCCTTTGGAGGGTGTAATAGATCTGGTGGTGTTCCATCTATAGGTACCAGCCTTTCCTTATTTTCTATCTTTGGTATAGATTTTAACAGCCCTACTGTATATGGATGCTTTGGGTTATAGAAGATATCTTCTACCTTTCCCTCCTCCATAATAAGTCCACCATACATAACCAATACTCTCGAACAGACATCGGCCACTACACCTAGATCATGGGTTATTAAGACTATCGATGTATTTAATTTGTTTTTTAATTCCTTCATAAGATCTAATATTTGAGCCTGGATAGTTACGTCTAATGCTGTAGTTGGTTCGTCAGCAATAAGTAGATCCGGTTCACATGAAAGAGCTATAGCAATCATTACCCTTTGTCTCATTCCTCCACTGAATTCATGAGGATATGCTTTTACCCTTTTTGCTGGATCAGGTATTCCTACTAACTCTAACATCTCAATGGCTCTTTCAAGGGCTTCGGCTTTAGATACATTTTGATGTTTTCTAATGGCCTCCATAATTTGGTCCCCTACAGTATATACAGGATTTAATGAGGTCATAGGGTCTTGAAATATCATAGCTATCTCATTTCCTCTTACACTCCTCATCTCTTTTTTATTTTTCTTTAAAAGATCTTCCCCCTTAAATACTATTTCACCACTTTTTACAACTCCTGGATATTGCAGTAATCCCATTACAGACATAGAAGTAATACTCTTTCCACTTCCTGATTCCCCTACAATTCCCAAGGCTTCTCCTTTATTTAAACTATAACTTACACCTCTTACAGCCTGCACTTCCCCTAGGTGGGTAAAAAATGAAGTTTTTACGTCCTTTAATTCAATTAATTTTTCCATGTTCCCCCCTATTTTCTCAATCTTGGATCTAATGCATCTCTAAGTCCATCTCCTAAAAAGTTAAATGCAAGCATTGTTATACTTATTGCAAGTGATGGAAAAAACAATTGATATGGATAAGTTCTTATTCCTGCCAAGGCATCACTGGCTAAAGTTCCCCACGATGCTTGAGGAGCACTTACTCCCAGCCCTATAAAACTTAAAAATGATTCTGTAAATATTGCATTTGGTATCATCATAGTCAGTGATACGATGATAGGTCCCATTGCATTTGGTATGATATGCCTGCTGAGTATTCTAAAATTTTTAGCTCCTATAGTTTTTGCAGCCATAACATATTCTTGTTGTTTTATACTAAGAGTTTGACCTCTTACAATTCTAGCCATTCTTACCCAGAAGGTAAGTCCCATGGCTATTATAATCGTTTTTAATCCTGGAGCTATAATTACCATAAGTAAGATTACATATAACAGTAATGGAATTGTACTTATTATGTCCATTATTCTCATCATTACTGCATCTACTTTTCCACCTAAATAACCAGATATTCCTCCATAAAAGATTCCAATAAAGAAATTTACCAGGGTAGCTACTATTGCTACTGTAAGTGATATTCTTGCTCCGTAGAGAACCCTTATGAAGAGGTCTCTTCCATGGGAGTCAGTCCCAAAGAAATAAGTTTTATTAAAAACTCTCTTTGCAACTTCTGTTTCTTTACCTTCTACCAATATTTTATATTTTTGAATACTTGGATTTTTCCTAGCTAATTTAGCATTTTTATAATCCAATACTACCTTTTTTCCATCGACTTTATAAATTTTTTGTAAATTCATCATGTCATTTTTAACCGGTTTCAATGAATCCAATAGTTTCCCATCAGAAGTCACAGTAAATAGTTTATATTCTGGATGTACATATATATAATTTGATTTATCTACTTCATATATATCAAATCTAGGAGCTATATTACCAAATTTAAGATCTTGATCTTCATAACTAAATTTAGATAACATAGGTCCGAAAATTGCTGTTATAAATAATAAGATTATTACCACTAGTCCTATCATAGATAGTTTATTTTGTTTCAACCTTCTCCAAGCGTCCTGCCAATATGTAAGACTCGGTCTTATCTTCTTCTCGCCTTTAATTTCCTCCGATGCTTTTTCCCATCTATTATCCATACCTTCCCCCTTAATCATGTAATTTAATCCTAGGATCTATTAATACATAGATGATATCTACTAAAAACACCATAATTATATAAAATCCTGCATAAAAGATTGTTACTCCCATGATAACTGTATAGTCTCTATTTCCTACACTTTCTACGAAATATTTTCCCATTCCAGGTATAGCAAAGATCTTTTCGATAACAAATGATCCAGTTAAAATTCCTGCTACCATTGGTCCTACATAGGTAACTACTGGCAATAATCCATTTTTTAGAGCATGTTTACCAATTACTACAAATTCTGATAACCCCTTAGCTCTAGCTGTCCTGATATAATCCTGCTGTAATACCTCTAACATGGATGACCTGGTCAGCTTAGATACGAAAGCTAAAGAGAATCCGGAGAGAGCTATTACCGGCCCAATATAATGTTTCCAAGAAGTAAGTCCGAAAGATGGCAATATCCCTAACTTCCCACTAAATATATATATAATCATAGTCGCTATTACAAAACTCGGGATTGTTACCCCTAAAGTAGCTAATACCGTTACTATATAATCTTCCCACTTATTTTGCTTCAGTGCAGATATTATCCCCAAAGGAATACCTATTATAAGCACAACTAATACAGCGGTTCCTCCTACCTTTGCAGAT is from Psychrilyobacter atlanticus DSM 19335 and encodes:
- a CDS encoding type II secretion system protein, coding for MKKLNKGFTVIELLIVIAIIGILATTLAPKLLKEIRKATVAEVQHNLGVIRSRLSLDDTLSEEFPDFFTVEDVDKTDLLKSYSIEPTPGFTGADGVNHKETSQVVTPRDNTGGWFYIRETGEIYANLPNGAYTKDAKYEIWDELGSEDNNKPVDPDTEKNDWDKIEFPISKTSGSLTGSGGDAYELGGQYVVEIKPNIGWLPNFISGSGKLNGNYYVYIDDNLVNSGYKSPTQDGNSINVPPSRQEAGITQPKSLKVAFEYVENGVTKIIYSELELY
- the ligA gene encoding NAD-dependent DNA ligase LigA, producing the protein MKEKENIKAEIEKIKEELHKHNYHYYEKNESLISDVEYDKLLKKLEKLELENPEYKTETSPTVVVGGGLKDSKFTKVTHKKPMLSLSNTYNLGDLEDFDGRVKRILNKDSLENDNIQVDYVLELKLDGISISIHYEDGRLIQAVTRGDGKVGEDVTENIMQISSIPKYLKENVSIEVRGEIVLPLTEFESLNKKRLESGEEVFANPRNAAGGTLRQKDAAIVGERNLDAYIYYLVNSEELGLETHIDSIKYLEGLGFKTTKVYDLCETIEYLGTRIKYWEDERNHLDYETDGLVIKVNNLSLYEELGATTKAPRWAISYKFPAKQVTTKLNDVTWQVGRTGKVTPVAELEVVEVSGSMVRRASLHNYDEVLRKDIKIGDTVFIEKAAEIIPQVVKPVKELRDGTEGEIIPPTNCPVCDSELEKEEGLVNLKCMNPHCRAKLQGKMEYFISRDAMNIIGGAKIVEKFIELGFLREISDFYELYLKKDELEKLDNLGSKSIEKLLTSIEESKRLDYSKTLYALGIPFVGKFLGGLLSKESKNIENLAAMEVEDLLSIDGVGGKVAQSVYGYFRDEDNMRILEKIKDAGVNFEIEEVDEGAHLEEFVGKTFLATGKLIHFKRQEIKDIVEKLGGTNMSGVSKKLDYLIVGEKPGSKLKKAEELGSVKILTEEEFLELTK
- a CDS encoding putative manganese-dependent inorganic diphosphatase, with translation MKDKVLIFGHKNPDTDSICSAIAYSNLKDQLGLNTKAVRLGELNKETEFILNHFKVATPPLLTTIKPQVKDLTKVEKELIKETDSIQKALEIMTTENYSSLPVVNKDNKLENMIHISEIANAYLEMSTRDIFFDYETTFENVWETLKDSSVVINGVYPTGKIEGRLRGVSELAKISEGDVVITTLFSGHIKNAEKAGAKIIFLCVDKNDEIPDYDVNIPLVRVNKGIFKTFKMISQSVPVKAILKHKNFFHFKTTDFIEDIQDIMKDSSQTNFPVVNGDGTIFSTIRSKHIMNFGKNEVILVDHNENSQSVDGIETAKILEIVDHHKFGNFETSEPLMIRAAAVGCTSTIVYGLFKEEGLTPDKTIAGLMLSAILSDTLIFKSPTCTPKDVQAAKELAVIAGVDYEKYGMEMLIAGTSLGDKTPNEIITMDMKEFSMGKFQTAVAQINTVDIDGLLSNRENLESAMNGMIDENNYDLFVLVMTDIVNNGSKILALGDSTELVEKGFNVELEVGTAWLDGVVSRKKQIVPFLMAASQGM
- a CDS encoding iron-containing alcohol dehydrogenase → MLNFNFYNPTQIVFGKGEMKQLDSLVPKNSRVLITYGGGSVKKFGTLDKVMDELKKSNREIFEFGGIEPNPQFETLMKAVKLVRDEKIDFILAVGGGSVMDGTKFIGIASCKDEYIGKEDELLTQGMISVDKTIPFGTVVTLPATGSEMNNGGVISNGKNKLAIFSKKSFPIFSILDPELTFTLPKTQVANGVVDTFVHVVEQYVTYPINAGFQDRAAEGILQTLVEVGKETIENPTNYDARANLVWSATMGLNGLIGAGVPQDWSVHMVGHELTAIFGVDHAKTLAAILPATWKVRKVEKFEKLLQYAERVWDIREGTDEEKIDLAIVKTEEFFHSLDITTKLSDYKIGESDIDTVINSLESHGMVKLSERGDQTLEITRKIIEKAL
- a CDS encoding MerR family transcriptional regulator; translation: MTIDEVAKHFRISKSKLRYYEKNGVIKEIARDNNGNRVYTDSDLVWIDFFLNLKDTGMSLKEIVYYIGLKKDGEKTVVERKEILLNHVDIIQEKIEELNLIKKEVLEQVKRYENEEGNCIIKSKIYDEEKC